A genomic segment from Nicotiana sylvestris chromosome 1, ASM39365v2, whole genome shotgun sequence encodes:
- the LOC104233242 gene encoding ABC transporter G family member 1-like isoform X1, giving the protein MAYVNLEMPPMEYETRIGKQEVELNAVKGQMGSKTRGVSLTWNDLWVTVSTRKSGRKAILQGLTGYARPSELLAVMGPSGCGKSTLLDALAGRLDFSTRQSGDILINGHKQKLSYGTCAYLTQDETLLATLTVKEAVYYSAQLQLPDSMKKSEKIQIAEQTIKEMGLQDAMNTRIGGWGTKGISGGEKRRLSICMEILTRPKLLFLDEPTSGLDSAASYYVMSEISRQKEGRTIIASIHQPSAEVFNLFHSLCLLSSGKIVYFGPASAAIQFFARNGFSCPHLQNPSDHFLKTVNKDFDEDIEQGSAGRKPIEEVIDLLVNSFKSSKEYHEVQNQIVEICQQGGEILEKRSRANFTTQSLVLTRRSSVNMFRDLGYYWMRFATYVAIALGLGSIYYDLGSNYHSIEERGLMVTFVVSFMTFMTVGGFPSFVEDMKVFQRENLNGHYGCCTFVIGNILSSTPYVILISFVPGAIAYLLSGLQNGFGHFIYFALVLFTSIMIVESLMMNVAAIVSNFLMGIVIGAGIQGLQILSGGYFQLPSELPNPIWKYPLYYVSFHKYAYQGMFKNEFKGLKFTDDQFGNNQTMSGEDILRERWQVEMAYSKWVDLAILVGTLILYRLVFLLIIKTNEKIVHARKASTSVLSNQNSQIMAKSLPASPLHGLTSFDDSPANNG; this is encoded by the exons ATGGCTTATGTAAATTTGGAAATGCCACCAATGGAGTATGAAACTAGAATTGGAAAGCAGGAAGTAGAATTGAATGCTGTGAAGGGCCAAATGGGATCAAAAACTAGAGGCGTTTCCTTGACTTGGAATGACTTATGGGTTACTGTCTCCACTAGAAAAAGTGGCAGAAAAGCCATACTTCAAGGTCTCACTGGTTATGCTCGTCCTAGTGAGCTCTTGGCCGTCATGGGTCCTTCTGGCTGTGGCAAATCTACATTACTCGACGCATTAGCTG GGCGACTGGACTTCAGCACGAGGCAGAGCGGGGATATTCTAATCAATGGTCACAAACAGAAACTTTCTTATGGAACATGT GCATACCTGACTCAAGATGAAACTCTGCTGGCAACACTAACTGTTAAAGAAGCTGTTTACTACTCTGCACAACTCCAACTGCCAGATTCTATGAAAAAATCAGAGAAAATTCAAATAGCGGAGCAGACTATAAAGGAGATGGGGCTACAAGATGCAATGAACACAAGAATTGGAGGATGGGGCACTAAAGGAATTAGCGGAGGAGAAAAGAGGAGACTTAGTATTTGCATGGAGATTCTAACACGACCAAAACTTCTCTTCCTCGATGAACCAACCAGCGGCCTCGACAGTGCTGCATCTTATTATGTGATGAGCGAAATTTCACGCCAAAAAGAGGGAAGAACTATTATTGCATCTATTCATCAGCCCAGTGCAGAAGTTTTCAACCTCTTCCACAGTCTATGCCTTTTGTCTTCAGGAAAAATAGTATATTTTGGACCTGCTAGTGCAGCAATTCAG TTTTTTGCGAGAAATGGTTTCTCTTGCCCACATCTTCAGAATCCATCAGATCATTTTCTTAAAACAGTAAACAAGGACTTTGATGAG GATATTGAACAAGGCTCAGCTGGAAGAAAACCTATAGAAGAAGTGATAGACCTTCTCGTAAATTCATTTAAATCATCCAAGGAATATCATGAAGTTCAGAATCAGATTGTAGAAATTTGTCAACAG GGTGGTGAAATATTGGAAAAAAGAAGTCGTGCCAACTTCACTACGCAAAGCCTTGTTTTGACAAGAAGGTCAAGTGTGAACATGTTTCGTGATCTTGGCTACTATTGGATGAGATTCGCTACTTATGTCGCCATTGCTTTAGGTCTTGGTTCCATATACTATGATCTGGGCTCAAACTATCATTCAATCGAG GAAAGAGGCCTAATGGTTACTTTCGTTGTTTCATTTATGACATTTATGACAGTTGGTGGATTCCCTTCATTTGTAGAGGACATGAAG GTATTTCAACGGGAAAACTTGAATGGGCACTATGGATGTTGTACTTTTGTCATAGGCAACATACTTTCTTCTACACCATACGTGATACTAATATCATTCGTTCCAGGTGCCATTGCCTATTTACTTTCTGGATTACAGAATGGATTTGGGCATTTCATCTACTTTGCCTTGGTCCTCTTTACCAGTATAATGATAGTCGAGAGCCTAATGATGAACGTTGCAGCTATCGTGTCTAATTTCCTCATGGGCATTGTAATAGGTGCAGGAATACAAGGACTACAGATATTAAGTGGGGGTTATTTTCAATTACCTAGTGAGTTGCCTAATCCAATTTGGAAGTATCCACTGTACTACGTGTCCTTCCACAAGTATGCTTACCAAGGTATGTTTAAGAATGAGTTTAAAGGGCTAAAGTTTACAGATGACCAATTCGGAAACAATCAGACAATGAGTGGAGAAGACATCTTGAGAGAAAGATGGCAAGTAGAAATGGCATACTCAAAGTGGGTAGACCTTGCCATTCTGGTAGGTACATTAATTTTGTACCGTCTGGTGTTCCTCCTTATTATAAAAACAAATGAAAAGATTGTGCATGCAAGAAAGGCCTCCACATCAGTTCTATCGAACCAAAATAGTCAAATCATGGCCAAGTCCCTACCTGCCTCGCCTCTCCATGGACTCACTTCATTTGATGATAGTCCCGCCAACAATGGATGA
- the LOC104233242 gene encoding ABC transporter G family member 1-like isoform X2: MAYVNLEMPPMEYETRIGKQEVELNAVKGQMGSKTRGVSLTWNDLWVTVSTRKSGRKAILQGLTGYARPSELLAVMGPSGCGKSTLLDALAGRLDFSTRQSGDILINGHKQKLSYGTCAYLTQDETLLATLTVKEAVYYSAQLQLPDSMKKSEKIQIAEQTIKEMGLQDAMNTRIGGWGTKGISGGEKRRLSICMEILTRPKLLFLDEPTSGLDSAASYYVMSEISRQKEGRTIIASIHQPSAEVFNLFHSLCLLSSGKIVYFGPASAAIQFFARNGFSCPHLQNPSDHFLKTVNKDFDEDIEQGSAGRKPIEEVIDLLVNSFKSSKEYHEVQNQIVEICQQGGEILEKRSRANFTTQSLVLTRRSSVNMFRDLGYYWMRFATYVAIALGLGSIYYDLGSNYHSIEERGLMVTFVVSFMTFMTVGGFPSFVEDMKVFQRENLNGHYGCCTFVIGNILSSTPYVILISFVPGAGIQGLQILSGGYFQLPSELPNPIWKYPLYYVSFHKYAYQGMFKNEFKGLKFTDDQFGNNQTMSGEDILRERWQVEMAYSKWVDLAILVGTLILYRLVFLLIIKTNEKIVHARKASTSVLSNQNSQIMAKSLPASPLHGLTSFDDSPANNG; encoded by the exons ATGGCTTATGTAAATTTGGAAATGCCACCAATGGAGTATGAAACTAGAATTGGAAAGCAGGAAGTAGAATTGAATGCTGTGAAGGGCCAAATGGGATCAAAAACTAGAGGCGTTTCCTTGACTTGGAATGACTTATGGGTTACTGTCTCCACTAGAAAAAGTGGCAGAAAAGCCATACTTCAAGGTCTCACTGGTTATGCTCGTCCTAGTGAGCTCTTGGCCGTCATGGGTCCTTCTGGCTGTGGCAAATCTACATTACTCGACGCATTAGCTG GGCGACTGGACTTCAGCACGAGGCAGAGCGGGGATATTCTAATCAATGGTCACAAACAGAAACTTTCTTATGGAACATGT GCATACCTGACTCAAGATGAAACTCTGCTGGCAACACTAACTGTTAAAGAAGCTGTTTACTACTCTGCACAACTCCAACTGCCAGATTCTATGAAAAAATCAGAGAAAATTCAAATAGCGGAGCAGACTATAAAGGAGATGGGGCTACAAGATGCAATGAACACAAGAATTGGAGGATGGGGCACTAAAGGAATTAGCGGAGGAGAAAAGAGGAGACTTAGTATTTGCATGGAGATTCTAACACGACCAAAACTTCTCTTCCTCGATGAACCAACCAGCGGCCTCGACAGTGCTGCATCTTATTATGTGATGAGCGAAATTTCACGCCAAAAAGAGGGAAGAACTATTATTGCATCTATTCATCAGCCCAGTGCAGAAGTTTTCAACCTCTTCCACAGTCTATGCCTTTTGTCTTCAGGAAAAATAGTATATTTTGGACCTGCTAGTGCAGCAATTCAG TTTTTTGCGAGAAATGGTTTCTCTTGCCCACATCTTCAGAATCCATCAGATCATTTTCTTAAAACAGTAAACAAGGACTTTGATGAG GATATTGAACAAGGCTCAGCTGGAAGAAAACCTATAGAAGAAGTGATAGACCTTCTCGTAAATTCATTTAAATCATCCAAGGAATATCATGAAGTTCAGAATCAGATTGTAGAAATTTGTCAACAG GGTGGTGAAATATTGGAAAAAAGAAGTCGTGCCAACTTCACTACGCAAAGCCTTGTTTTGACAAGAAGGTCAAGTGTGAACATGTTTCGTGATCTTGGCTACTATTGGATGAGATTCGCTACTTATGTCGCCATTGCTTTAGGTCTTGGTTCCATATACTATGATCTGGGCTCAAACTATCATTCAATCGAG GAAAGAGGCCTAATGGTTACTTTCGTTGTTTCATTTATGACATTTATGACAGTTGGTGGATTCCCTTCATTTGTAGAGGACATGAAG GTATTTCAACGGGAAAACTTGAATGGGCACTATGGATGTTGTACTTTTGTCATAGGCAACATACTTTCTTCTACACCATACGTGATACTAATATCATTCGTTCCAG GTGCAGGAATACAAGGACTACAGATATTAAGTGGGGGTTATTTTCAATTACCTAGTGAGTTGCCTAATCCAATTTGGAAGTATCCACTGTACTACGTGTCCTTCCACAAGTATGCTTACCAAGGTATGTTTAAGAATGAGTTTAAAGGGCTAAAGTTTACAGATGACCAATTCGGAAACAATCAGACAATGAGTGGAGAAGACATCTTGAGAGAAAGATGGCAAGTAGAAATGGCATACTCAAAGTGGGTAGACCTTGCCATTCTGGTAGGTACATTAATTTTGTACCGTCTGGTGTTCCTCCTTATTATAAAAACAAATGAAAAGATTGTGCATGCAAGAAAGGCCTCCACATCAGTTCTATCGAACCAAAATAGTCAAATCATGGCCAAGTCCCTACCTGCCTCGCCTCTCCATGGACTCACTTCATTTGATGATAGTCCCGCCAACAATGGATGA